Proteins from a genomic interval of Diaminobutyricimonas aerilata:
- a CDS encoding MerR family transcriptional regulator, whose amino-acid sequence MLTISQLASYAGVTVRTVRHYHQIGLLDEPGRDHSGYRRYDAAAVVRLIRIRVLADAGVPRARVQELLVAGPEEFAHAVREIDTALRADIRRLQRNRERIAELAAGDDLALPRVVVDYLDRLRGLGVGEAYIELERDAWIMLAAQIPDIDAVIAEKHRQLDEDPDTIRLYRLLSSVSEWSPDDPRVVELADIIEQLRIRSVESGEVEVGDADPSDPFAALLDATMAESTPVARRLLAILEQRGWRGWARLERIPEERITRHR is encoded by the coding sequence ATGCTCACGATCAGTCAACTGGCCTCCTATGCCGGGGTGACGGTGCGAACGGTCAGGCACTATCACCAGATCGGCCTGCTCGACGAGCCAGGGCGCGACCACTCCGGCTACCGCAGGTATGACGCCGCCGCGGTCGTGCGGCTCATCCGCATCCGTGTGCTGGCCGACGCCGGCGTGCCCCGCGCACGAGTGCAGGAACTCCTCGTCGCCGGCCCCGAGGAGTTCGCTCACGCAGTGCGGGAGATCGACACGGCCTTGAGAGCAGACATCCGTCGGCTCCAGCGCAACCGTGAGCGGATCGCCGAGCTCGCTGCCGGCGACGATCTGGCTCTACCCAGAGTCGTCGTGGACTACCTGGACCGGCTGCGCGGGCTCGGTGTCGGGGAGGCCTACATCGAGCTCGAGCGGGACGCGTGGATCATGCTCGCCGCGCAGATCCCGGACATCGACGCCGTGATCGCCGAGAAGCACCGCCAGCTGGACGAGGACCCGGACACGATTCGGCTCTATCGCCTCCTCAGCTCCGTGTCGGAGTGGTCGCCGGACGACCCCCGAGTCGTCGAACTCGCCGACATCATCGAGCAGCTCCGCATCCGCTCGGTCGAGAGCGGAGAGGTGGAGGTCGGCGACGCCGATCCGTCGGACCCCTTCGCGGCCCTGCTCGACGCGACCATGGCCGAGTCCACGCCCGTCGCACGGCGGCTCCTGGCGATCCTCGAGCAACGTGGGTGGCGTGGCTGGGCACGGCTGGAGCGGATCCCCGAGGAGCGGATCACGCGCCATCGCTGA
- a CDS encoding alpha/beta hydrolase, translating into MNTTPSPPAWTGMVPVDDTALAVTDSGGSGTPVIYLNGQFATQGYWRRVIAELGPAWRHITYDERARGRKSGRSVDYSFEAAVRDVGAVLDARGVDRAVVVGWSYGAFVAAHWASGNPDRTIGAVLVDGAQPHDWLDDEMEQGIRTVFRRLHWLTVPLRVTGLTPRMTALEMAECNIQVGRLARERELGPVMDRITVPTRYVLASGTSFGSTGDGQERIRASVPAVAERNPHITIHAKVASTHGAILRKDFRTIADAVRGVAG; encoded by the coding sequence ATGAACACCACGCCCTCGCCCCCGGCCTGGACCGGCATGGTGCCGGTCGACGACACTGCGCTGGCCGTCACCGATTCAGGTGGCTCCGGAACTCCGGTGATCTACCTCAACGGACAGTTCGCAACCCAGGGCTATTGGCGGCGGGTGATCGCCGAACTCGGGCCGGCCTGGCGGCACATCACCTACGACGAGCGAGCCCGTGGTCGAAAATCCGGACGGTCGGTGGACTATTCGTTCGAGGCGGCGGTCCGGGATGTCGGTGCCGTTCTCGACGCTCGAGGTGTCGACCGTGCGGTGGTGGTCGGGTGGTCGTACGGTGCGTTCGTCGCCGCGCACTGGGCGAGCGGCAATCCGGACCGGACGATCGGGGCGGTGCTCGTCGATGGGGCGCAGCCGCACGACTGGCTCGACGACGAGATGGAGCAAGGGATCCGAACGGTCTTCCGTCGTCTGCATTGGCTGACGGTGCCACTTCGCGTGACGGGGCTCACGCCGCGGATGACCGCCCTGGAGATGGCCGAATGCAACATCCAGGTCGGCAGGCTCGCTCGTGAACGGGAGCTCGGTCCGGTGATGGACAGGATCACCGTCCCGACCCGGTACGTTCTCGCGTCCGGGACGTCGTTCGGCAGCACGGGGGATGGGCAGGAGCGGATCCGCGCAAGCGTGCCCGCGGTGGCCGAACGCAACCCGCACATCACCATTCACGCCAAGGTCGCGAGCACTCACGGCGCGATCCTGCGCAAGGACTTCCGCACGATCGCCGACGCGGTGCGCGGCGTCGCCGGTTGA
- a CDS encoding cytochrome b — protein MDHTAKRNGASASRATSWLQQRPAVQKLRDALSRNGERPRWSTMFWPVAVASFVVVVITGFYLTAFYDPSIEQTRYDGDYAPLRGTEMSRALESTLGITFDVPGGLFARQLHGWASSLMIAALLVHLLALFFTGRYRKPARMTWVFVFVVLFLSMAGGLTGVVLPDDLVSGSSLAVLDGVTKAVPVVGTWLSFLIFQGQGTSGAIGLFYPLHVFALPLAIAGAIAFVVLGALRVPERLPRWKATGWALAATATRRAPLFFLVAATLTIVSAAVTINPVWIYGPADPGNAAAGAGALWYLAFLDGAQRLMPPGWEIVWLDRTWTLAILVPVGVAGLFLVVALMYPFIESVLTGDRRDHVAPERPRNVPTRTATGVAGMVFYGVLWAAAASDVIAAQLQLGLENVVHALQLTLLIGPVVAFLLTKRICLDLQAKDRELLRHGRETGRIVRLPGGEYIEVHAPIDDDERRALSSVPVGPTVVRPGPDGRIRVSTRVHAVASRWFSDGAATPAADDARPVELERTGTRSDAR, from the coding sequence ATGGACCACACGGCGAAGCGAAACGGCGCGAGCGCGAGCCGCGCGACCTCGTGGCTGCAGCAGCGGCCCGCGGTGCAGAAGCTGCGCGACGCCCTTTCGCGCAACGGAGAGCGGCCGAGGTGGTCGACCATGTTCTGGCCGGTCGCCGTGGCGAGCTTCGTCGTGGTCGTCATCACGGGGTTCTACCTCACCGCGTTCTATGACCCGTCGATCGAGCAGACGCGATACGACGGCGACTATGCGCCCCTGCGCGGCACGGAGATGTCGCGAGCGCTCGAGTCGACACTCGGCATCACCTTCGACGTGCCGGGCGGGCTGTTCGCGCGGCAGCTGCACGGATGGGCGTCGTCGCTCATGATCGCGGCGCTGCTCGTCCACCTGCTCGCCCTGTTCTTCACGGGCCGGTACCGCAAGCCGGCGCGGATGACGTGGGTGTTCGTCTTCGTCGTGCTGTTCTTGAGCATGGCGGGCGGGCTCACCGGCGTCGTGCTGCCCGACGACCTCGTCTCCGGCAGCAGCCTCGCCGTGCTCGACGGGGTGACCAAGGCGGTGCCGGTCGTCGGCACCTGGCTGTCGTTCCTCATCTTCCAGGGGCAGGGCACGAGCGGCGCGATCGGGCTCTTCTACCCGCTGCACGTCTTCGCACTGCCGCTGGCCATCGCCGGCGCGATCGCGTTCGTGGTGCTCGGCGCGCTCCGCGTGCCCGAACGCCTCCCCCGGTGGAAGGCGACCGGATGGGCGCTGGCCGCGACGGCGACGCGTCGAGCGCCGCTGTTCTTCCTCGTCGCGGCGACGCTCACGATCGTCTCCGCGGCGGTGACGATCAACCCGGTGTGGATCTACGGACCGGCCGACCCGGGCAATGCGGCGGCGGGGGCGGGCGCGCTCTGGTATCTCGCGTTCCTCGACGGCGCACAACGCCTCATGCCTCCCGGATGGGAGATCGTGTGGCTCGACCGCACCTGGACCCTCGCGATCCTCGTGCCGGTCGGCGTCGCGGGACTGTTCCTCGTCGTCGCGCTCATGTACCCGTTCATCGAGTCCGTGCTCACCGGCGACCGACGCGACCACGTCGCTCCCGAGCGCCCGCGGAACGTGCCCACTCGCACGGCGACCGGTGTCGCCGGCATGGTGTTCTACGGGGTGCTGTGGGCGGCCGCAGCGTCCGACGTGATCGCGGCGCAACTGCAGCTCGGCCTCGAGAACGTCGTGCACGCCCTCCAGCTGACGCTGCTGATCGGACCGGTGGTCGCGTTCCTCCTCACGAAACGCATCTGCCTCGACCTGCAGGCGAAGGACCGCGAACTGCTGCGGCACGGACGCGAGACCGGGCGCATCGTGCGCCTCCCGGGGGGCGAGTACATCGAGGTGCACGCGCCGATCGACGACGACGAGCGCCGCGCCCTGTCGTCGGTGCCGGTGGGGCCGACCGTCGTGCGCCCCGGACCGGACGGCCGCATCCGGGTGTCCACCCGCGTTCACGCGGTCGCGTCGCGCTGGTTCTCCGACGGCGCGGCGACCCCTGCCGCCGACGACGCGCGGCCGGTAGAACTGGAGCGGACAGGAACGAGGTCGGATGCCCGCTGA
- the sigJ gene encoding RNA polymerase sigma factor SigJ — MPAESRDDPAAPDAAAERHALLGLCYRILGSLADAEDAVQETYARWHRLGEQERRGITARRSWLMTTASRICLDMLGTARARREHYVGQWLPEPVPQAGLWQSTTATVDPADRVTLDESVSMALLVVLESMTPAERVAFVLHDVFQYTFAEVGEIVGRSPEACRQLASSARKRVRGARRAPADAAQHAALVRSFKAAWETGEIDALLPLLDPDTVAVADGGGVGGASPRPVEGAARVAWLFADLRHRAPDLVLAETEVNGVPGLIARRDGQTVAVISLSVSNGRIDRIWGVSNPEKLRAWR; from the coding sequence ATGCCCGCTGAGAGCCGCGACGACCCGGCGGCGCCCGACGCCGCGGCCGAACGCCACGCGCTGCTCGGCCTCTGCTACCGCATCCTCGGCTCGCTCGCCGACGCCGAGGATGCCGTGCAGGAGACGTACGCGCGGTGGCACCGCCTCGGCGAGCAGGAACGGCGCGGGATCACCGCACGCCGCAGCTGGCTCATGACGACGGCGAGCCGCATCTGCCTCGACATGCTCGGCACCGCCCGTGCCCGCCGCGAGCACTACGTCGGGCAGTGGCTGCCCGAGCCCGTGCCGCAGGCGGGGTTGTGGCAGAGCACGACCGCGACCGTCGACCCGGCGGACCGGGTGACACTCGACGAGTCGGTGTCGATGGCGCTGCTCGTCGTGCTCGAGTCGATGACGCCCGCGGAACGCGTCGCCTTCGTGCTGCACGACGTGTTCCAGTACACCTTCGCGGAGGTCGGCGAGATCGTCGGCCGCTCCCCGGAGGCGTGCCGGCAGCTCGCGTCGTCCGCACGCAAGCGCGTGCGGGGTGCCCGCCGCGCACCGGCGGATGCGGCGCAGCACGCGGCGCTCGTGCGGTCGTTCAAGGCCGCGTGGGAGACCGGGGAGATCGACGCGCTGCTGCCGCTGCTCGACCCGGACACGGTCGCCGTCGCCGACGGCGGCGGGGTCGGCGGCGCGAGCCCACGGCCGGTCGAGGGTGCGGCCCGCGTCGCGTGGCTGTTCGCCGACCTCCGTCACCGCGCCCCCGACCTGGTGCTCGCCGAGACCGAGGTGAACGGCGTGCCCGGCCTGATCGCCCGCCGGGACGGGCAGACGGTCGCCGTCATCTCGCTTTCGGTCTCGAACGGACGCATCGACCGCATCTGGGGCGTGAGCAATCCGGAGAAGCTCCGCGCCTGGCGGTGA
- a CDS encoding YybH family protein, whose product MSTTDSAEPAVTATLDAWAAGIRAHRPDDVASVFTDDAIFQGFDPVHTVGRAGIAAYYDKQPLGLRAEYEIREIRPISADAVLAYVRVDFTPPEAAVIPVHLTAVLRSTGGDWLISHYHVSKIEQPVAPVAATA is encoded by the coding sequence ATGAGCACCACCGACTCGGCCGAACCGGCCGTCACCGCCACCCTCGACGCCTGGGCGGCGGGCATCCGCGCTCACCGGCCGGATGACGTCGCCTCCGTCTTCACCGACGACGCGATCTTCCAGGGGTTCGACCCCGTGCACACCGTCGGGCGGGCGGGGATCGCCGCCTACTACGACAAGCAGCCGCTCGGCCTCCGCGCCGAATACGAGATCCGTGAGATCCGCCCGATCTCCGCCGATGCCGTGCTCGCGTACGTGCGCGTCGACTTCACCCCGCCGGAGGCTGCGGTGATCCCCGTGCACCTCACCGCGGTGCTCCGCTCGACGGGCGGCGACTGGCTCATCAGTCACTACCACGTGTCGAAGATCGAGCAGCCGGTCGCGCCGGTCGCGGCGACGGCGTAG
- a CDS encoding SDR family NAD(P)-dependent oxidoreductase has product MDTLKVAVITGGSQGIGAGLVEAYRELGYAVVANSRSIGASDDDLVRTVSGDISDPTVADAVIRTAIDAFGRVDTLVNNAGIFIAKPFLDYTQDDYDTALRVNLGGFFHVTQKAVAQMAEQGAGHVVNVTTTLVENANSNVPSALASLTKGGTAAVVKSLAIEYAARGIRFNAVSPGIIKTPLHAEETHATYAGLHPVGRMGTIDDVVRGVVYLEQAPFVTGEFLHVDGGQSAGY; this is encoded by the coding sequence ATGGACACACTCAAGGTCGCCGTCATCACGGGCGGCTCACAGGGCATCGGGGCTGGTCTCGTCGAGGCGTACCGCGAACTCGGATACGCCGTCGTCGCGAACTCCCGCTCGATCGGCGCGTCGGACGACGACCTCGTTCGCACCGTGTCCGGCGACATCTCCGACCCCACGGTCGCCGACGCCGTCATCCGCACGGCGATCGACGCGTTCGGTCGCGTGGACACGCTCGTCAACAACGCGGGCATCTTCATCGCCAAGCCGTTCCTCGACTACACCCAGGACGACTACGACACCGCGTTGCGCGTGAACCTCGGCGGCTTCTTCCACGTCACCCAGAAGGCCGTGGCGCAGATGGCCGAGCAGGGAGCGGGCCACGTCGTGAACGTGACCACCACCCTCGTCGAGAACGCCAACTCGAACGTGCCGTCGGCGCTCGCGTCCCTCACCAAGGGCGGCACGGCGGCGGTCGTGAAGTCGCTCGCCATCGAGTACGCGGCGCGCGGCATCCGCTTCAACGCCGTCTCGCCCGGCATCATCAAGACCCCGCTGCACGCCGAGGAGACGCACGCCACCTACGCCGGCCTGCACCCGGTCGGGCGCATGGGCACCATCGACGACGTCGTGCGCGGTGTCGTCTACCTCGAGCAGGCCCCGTTCGTCACGGGCGAGTTCCTGCACGTCGACGGCGGACAGAGCGCCGGCTACTGA
- a CDS encoding TetR/AcrR family transcriptional regulator codes for MGRKSDAGDRILAAGTKLFGQRAYASIGVAEIAAEAGVPKGSFYYFFPSKQALALAVVDAHWEQQRAEWLRILTAAEPLTERLRGLFASTVEVQRQAVAGTGAVVGCLFGNLALEVSAQDDPVRARLQQIFEEQIDIVEEAIRPEHAAGRSGFGTAREAAKAIVAQIEGMVLFAKLFNDPGQLDPLLQNSLRLLGLDDARTAA; via the coding sequence ATGGGACGGAAATCAGACGCGGGAGACCGGATCCTCGCTGCCGGCACCAAGTTGTTCGGGCAGCGGGCGTACGCCTCGATCGGTGTCGCGGAGATCGCCGCCGAGGCCGGAGTGCCGAAGGGGAGCTTCTACTACTTCTTCCCGTCGAAGCAGGCGCTCGCACTCGCCGTCGTCGACGCCCACTGGGAGCAGCAGCGCGCCGAATGGTTGCGCATCCTCACGGCCGCCGAGCCGCTCACCGAACGCCTGCGCGGACTGTTCGCGTCGACGGTCGAGGTGCAGCGGCAGGCCGTCGCCGGCACCGGGGCGGTGGTGGGCTGTCTGTTCGGCAACCTCGCGCTCGAGGTGAGCGCGCAGGACGACCCGGTGCGGGCGCGACTGCAGCAGATCTTCGAGGAGCAGATCGACATCGTCGAGGAGGCCATCCGCCCCGAGCATGCGGCCGGTCGGTCGGGCTTCGGCACCGCGCGGGAGGCCGCGAAGGCGATCGTCGCCCAGATCGAGGGCATGGTGTTGTTCGCGAAGCTCTTCAACGACCCGGGTCAGCTCGACCCGCTGCTGCAGAACAGCCTGCGGCTGCTCGGCCTCGACGACGCGCGCACGGCCGCCTGA
- a CDS encoding Pls/PosA family non-ribosomal peptide synthetase has translation MLASPLLRSHHAAPPRTLLDILRETAARVPDASALDDGEVSLSYRELLAAVIATGARLNAAGVRRGDRVGVRMRSGTRHLYVAILGIIAAGAAYVPVDADDPDERARLVFGEADVVGVVGDGGYVSRRTADARPEPILTAPAPHPSTASSPIIDPPTVDDDAWIIFTSGSTGTPKGVAVSHRSAAAFVDAEARLFLQHEPMGPNDRVLAGLSVAFDASCEEMWLAWRHGACLVPAPRSLVRSGADLGPWLQTRGITIVSTVPTLASLWPAESLENVRMLIFGGEACPPELAARLATDGREVWNTYGPTEATVVACAAPLDGSAPVRIGLPLDGWDLAVVGPDGTPVADGEPGELVIGGVGLARYLDPAKDAEKYAPHAGLGWERAYRSGDLVRFDGTGLVFQGRADDQVKVGGRRIELGEIESALQELPGVSGAAAAVRTTEAGVQVLVGYLAVLDATAFDAAAAAARLRERLPAPLVPLLAVVDDLPTRTSGKVDKAALPWPLPGTGDAEATLPDAVRELAADWRAVLGLPVESVDANFFDLGGSSLAAAQLVSRIRRRHADFTVAELYEHPRLGALADALAAREGDSEPARTDYHRVTPTPRRMQVLQTLLGIPLFMLSGIRWLAYALTASTVLASQPGWEGFPSVSPWVLAIGLLLFATPFGRMTISAVSARLLLHGLQPGDYPRGGGVHLRLWVAEQVAHQVGAVSLAGAPWITYYARALGARVAADVELHSVPPVTGLLTIGRGASIEPEVDLAGYWIDGDIVRIGALRIGAEATVGARSTLLPGTRIGKRAEIAPGSSVFGRVRSGQLWAGSPAVRVGKARGWWPDERAPRPRRWYWAFGASSVLISLIPVMALAAGGLIVALAVRGSDTLGEVAARSALALVPATVVTGLVLALAVVGIVRLLGLGMREGVYPVHSRVGWQAWCTERLLDLARELLFPIYSSMLTPVWLRMLGAKVGRDVEASTVLLLPRMTTIRDGAFLADDTLVAGYELGGGWMRIAEVEIGRRAFLGNSGMAAGGNRVPKDGLVAVLSAAPPKSKAGSSWLGSPAVRLRRSVTEGDPARTFAPPRRLRVARALWEACRFVPVVVTCGLGLAVLVVLAALTEALGLLAAILLSGPVLLAGGVLAAAVSTAAKWALVGRMRASEHPLWSSFVWRTEVVDVFTEMVAAPWFANAASGTPALTLWLRSLGAKIGRGVWCETYWLPEPDLARLDDGSTVNRGCVVQTHLFHDRIMSMDEVTLRAGATLGPHSVVLPAAQIGAHGTVGPASLVMRGELVPEGTRWSGNPIGPWREVTTAVYYPVGA, from the coding sequence GTGCTCGCGTCGCCATTGCTGAGGTCGCACCACGCGGCGCCCCCGCGCACGCTCCTCGACATCCTGCGCGAGACCGCCGCACGCGTCCCCGACGCCTCCGCTCTCGATGACGGAGAGGTGTCGCTGAGCTACCGCGAGCTGCTCGCCGCCGTCATCGCCACGGGCGCGCGCCTCAACGCGGCCGGCGTGCGGCGCGGCGACCGCGTCGGTGTGCGGATGCGGTCGGGCACCCGCCACCTGTACGTCGCCATCCTCGGCATCATCGCCGCCGGGGCGGCGTACGTGCCCGTCGACGCCGACGATCCGGACGAGCGGGCCCGCCTCGTCTTCGGCGAAGCGGATGTGGTGGGCGTCGTCGGCGACGGAGGATACGTGTCGCGGCGCACCGCCGACGCGCGACCGGAGCCGATCCTCACGGCGCCGGCACCGCATCCGAGCACGGCGAGTTCGCCGATCATCGACCCGCCGACCGTCGACGACGACGCGTGGATCATCTTCACGTCGGGCTCGACCGGCACCCCGAAGGGTGTCGCCGTCTCGCACCGCAGTGCGGCCGCGTTCGTGGATGCCGAGGCGCGGCTGTTCCTGCAGCACGAGCCGATGGGGCCGAACGACCGCGTGCTCGCCGGATTGAGCGTCGCGTTCGACGCGTCGTGCGAGGAGATGTGGCTCGCCTGGCGGCACGGCGCGTGCCTCGTGCCCGCGCCCCGCTCGCTCGTGCGCAGCGGCGCGGATCTCGGTCCGTGGCTGCAGACCCGCGGCATCACGATCGTGTCGACCGTGCCGACGCTCGCATCGCTGTGGCCGGCCGAGTCGCTCGAGAACGTGCGCATGCTCATCTTCGGCGGCGAGGCGTGCCCGCCGGAACTCGCCGCCCGGCTCGCGACCGACGGACGCGAGGTGTGGAACACCTACGGCCCCACCGAGGCCACCGTGGTCGCGTGCGCCGCCCCGCTCGACGGCTCGGCGCCGGTGCGCATCGGACTGCCCCTCGACGGGTGGGACCTCGCGGTCGTCGGCCCCGACGGCACGCCCGTCGCGGACGGTGAGCCCGGGGAACTCGTGATCGGCGGGGTGGGCCTCGCACGCTACCTCGACCCGGCGAAGGACGCCGAGAAGTACGCACCGCACGCGGGCCTGGGCTGGGAGCGTGCCTACCGCAGCGGCGACCTCGTGCGGTTCGACGGCACCGGACTCGTGTTCCAGGGTCGCGCCGACGACCAGGTGAAGGTCGGAGGCCGCCGCATCGAGCTCGGCGAGATCGAGTCGGCGCTGCAGGAGCTGCCCGGGGTCTCCGGCGCCGCCGCGGCGGTGCGCACGACCGAGGCGGGGGTGCAGGTGCTCGTCGGCTACCTCGCCGTGCTCGACGCGACCGCGTTCGACGCCGCGGCTGCCGCCGCGCGACTGCGGGAACGACTCCCGGCGCCGCTCGTGCCGCTGCTCGCCGTCGTCGACGACCTGCCGACCCGCACCTCCGGCAAGGTCGACAAGGCCGCCCTGCCGTGGCCGTTGCCCGGCACGGGCGACGCGGAGGCGACGCTGCCGGATGCGGTGCGCGAGCTCGCCGCCGACTGGCGCGCGGTGCTCGGACTGCCCGTGGAGAGCGTCGACGCGAACTTCTTCGACCTCGGCGGCAGTTCGCTCGCCGCCGCGCAGCTCGTGAGCCGCATCCGCCGCCGGCACGCCGACTTCACCGTCGCCGAGCTCTACGAGCATCCGCGGCTCGGCGCCCTCGCGGATGCGCTCGCCGCCCGCGAGGGCGACTCGGAGCCGGCGCGCACCGACTATCACCGCGTCACGCCCACCCCGCGGCGGATGCAGGTGCTGCAGACGCTGCTGGGCATCCCGTTGTTCATGTTGAGCGGCATCCGCTGGCTCGCCTACGCCCTCACGGCCTCCACCGTGCTCGCGTCGCAGCCGGGGTGGGAGGGGTTCCCGTCGGTGTCGCCGTGGGTGCTCGCGATCGGACTGCTGCTCTTCGCGACGCCGTTCGGGCGCATGACGATCTCCGCGGTGAGCGCGCGGCTGCTGCTGCACGGACTGCAGCCCGGCGACTACCCGCGCGGCGGCGGCGTGCACCTGCGGCTGTGGGTCGCCGAGCAGGTCGCCCACCAGGTCGGGGCCGTCAGCCTCGCCGGGGCGCCGTGGATCACCTACTACGCCCGCGCCCTCGGCGCGCGCGTCGCGGCGGACGTCGAGTTGCACTCCGTGCCGCCCGTCACCGGACTGCTCACGATCGGTCGTGGCGCCTCCATCGAGCCGGAGGTCGACCTCGCCGGCTACTGGATCGACGGCGACATCGTGCGCATCGGCGCGCTGCGCATCGGCGCGGAGGCGACCGTCGGCGCGCGCAGCACCCTGCTGCCGGGCACCCGGATCGGCAAGCGCGCGGAGATCGCGCCCGGCTCGTCGGTGTTCGGGCGGGTGCGCTCCGGGCAGCTGTGGGCGGGCTCCCCCGCCGTGCGCGTCGGCAAGGCCCGCGGCTGGTGGCCCGACGAGCGCGCCCCACGGCCGCGCCGCTGGTACTGGGCGTTCGGGGCGTCGTCGGTGCTCATCTCGCTCATCCCGGTGATGGCGCTCGCGGCGGGTGGTCTCATCGTCGCCCTCGCCGTGCGCGGAAGCGACACCCTGGGCGAGGTCGCGGCGCGATCCGCCCTCGCCCTCGTGCCGGCGACCGTGGTCACCGGGCTCGTGCTCGCCCTCGCCGTCGTCGGCATCGTGCGGCTGCTCGGCCTCGGGATGCGCGAAGGCGTCTACCCGGTGCACAGCCGCGTCGGCTGGCAGGCGTGGTGCACCGAGCGGCTGCTCGACCTCGCCCGTGAGCTGCTCTTCCCCATCTACTCGAGCATGCTCACCCCGGTGTGGCTGCGGATGCTCGGGGCGAAGGTCGGTCGCGACGTCGAGGCGTCGACGGTGCTGCTGCTGCCGCGGATGACGACGATCCGCGACGGCGCGTTCCTCGCCGACGACACCCTCGTGGCCGGATACGAGCTCGGCGGCGGATGGATGCGCATCGCCGAGGTCGAGATCGGCCGCCGCGCGTTCCTCGGCAACTCCGGCATGGCGGCCGGCGGCAACCGGGTGCCCAAGGACGGGCTCGTCGCCGTACTCTCGGCCGCGCCGCCCAAGTCGAAGGCGGGCTCGTCGTGGCTCGGCTCCCCCGCGGTGCGGCTGCGCCGCAGCGTCACCGAGGGCGATCCGGCCCGCACGTTCGCGCCGCCGCGGCGCCTGCGCGTCGCCCGTGCCCTGTGGGAGGCGTGCCGGTTCGTGCCGGTCGTCGTCACGTGCGGACTCGGCCTCGCGGTGCTCGTCGTGCTCGCGGCGCTGACGGAGGCGCTCGGGCTTCTTGCCGCGATCCTGCTGAGCGGACCGGTGCTGCTGGCCGGCGGCGTCCTCGCCGCGGCCGTGAGCACGGCCGCCAAGTGGGCCCTCGTCGGACGGATGCGCGCGAGCGAGCATCCGCTCTGGTCGTCGTTCGTGTGGCGCACCGAGGTCGTCGACGTCTTCACCGAGATGGTGGCCGCGCCCTGGTTCGCCAACGCCGCATCCGGAACCCCTGCGCTCACCCTGTGGCTGCGCAGCCTCGGGGCGAAGATCGGACGCGGGGTGTGGTGCGAGACCTACTGGCTGCCCGAACCGGATCTCGCGCGGCTCGACGACGGCTCGACGGTGAATCGCGGCTGCGTCGTGCAGACCCACCTCTTCCATGATCGAATAATGAGCATGGATGAGGTGACCTTGCGCGCCGGGGCGACGCTCGGTCCCCACAGCGTCGTGCTGCCGGCCGCGCAGATCGGCGCCCACGGCACCGTCGGACCGGCGTCGCTCGTCATGCGCGGCGAGCTCGTACCGGAGGGCACGCGCTGGAGCGGCAACCCCATCGGGCCGTGGCGCGAGGTCACCACCGCGGTGTACTACCCCGTCGGCGCCTGA